The following are encoded together in the Flavobacteriales bacterium genome:
- the recG gene encoding ATP-dependent DNA helicase RecG, translated as MQELFNSIEYLKGVGPKKAELLRSELGIHTFGDLLNYFPFRYVDKTKFYKTNEINSDLPYVQIMGKISRIQEVGAKHSKRLTAKLQDEYGNIDLVWFKGTRWIKESIKGNGKYVVFGKPNLYNGKINIVHPEIEQIDHTYEPKLNRLQPIYSTTEALSNKGLTNKAIGKLTSVLLPQIINSIKENLSDELTKKLNLIPRKDAFTNIHFPANTKILQQAQYRLKFEELFFIQLQLIRMKIVRQQKLKGFPLSQIGEHFNNFYHNHLPFELTNAQKRVLKEIRYDCAKDSQMNRLLQGDVGSGKTLVALMSILMAIDNGFQTCLMAPTEILAQQHFETVSKLLANMPIKISLLTGSVKKSQRNTLHEGLENGEIHILIGTHALLEDKVKFKNLGFVVIDEQHRFGVAQRAKMWLKNTNPPHVLVMTATPIPRTLAMTLYGDLDVSIIDELPPGRKAIKTIWKSESGRLAMLGFIEKEIEKGRQAYIVYPLINESESLDYKDLMDGYESICRAFKGKQISIVHGQMKSEDKDFEMNRFAKGETQIMVATTVIEVGVNVPNASIMVIESAERFGLSQLHQLRGRVGRGAEQSYCILMSGNKISSEGQERLKTMVRTTDGFEIAEVDLKLRGPGDLMGTQQSGMLELKIADLMKDNAILQYARQLALTLLEEDPELKLPKNKVILNHYKEISNKQLEWSRIS; from the coding sequence ATGCAAGAATTGTTTAATTCTATAGAATATTTAAAAGGAGTTGGCCCTAAAAAAGCCGAACTTTTAAGAAGTGAATTAGGCATACATACATTTGGAGATTTACTTAACTACTTCCCCTTTCGATATGTTGATAAAACTAAATTCTACAAAACGAATGAAATCAACAGCGACTTGCCATATGTACAAATTATGGGCAAAATCAGTCGAATACAAGAAGTAGGAGCAAAACACAGTAAACGTTTAACCGCAAAACTTCAAGATGAATATGGAAATATAGACTTAGTATGGTTCAAAGGCACTCGATGGATAAAAGAAAGCATAAAAGGAAATGGTAAATACGTTGTATTTGGAAAACCCAATCTCTACAATGGTAAAATTAACATTGTTCATCCAGAAATAGAACAAATTGACCATACATATGAGCCAAAACTAAATCGACTACAACCTATATACTCAACAACCGAAGCACTATCAAACAAGGGCTTAACTAACAAGGCCATTGGAAAACTGACTTCAGTATTATTACCACAGATAATTAACAGTATTAAGGAAAATTTATCTGACGAATTAACGAAGAAACTCAACTTGATTCCAAGAAAAGACGCTTTTACGAATATTCATTTTCCCGCAAATACTAAAATATTACAACAAGCTCAATACAGACTGAAGTTTGAAGAATTATTTTTTATTCAATTACAACTCATACGAATGAAAATCGTTCGGCAACAAAAACTAAAAGGCTTTCCACTTTCACAAATCGGTGAGCATTTTAATAATTTTTATCACAATCACCTACCCTTCGAATTGACCAATGCTCAAAAAAGAGTTTTAAAAGAAATTCGATATGACTGCGCTAAAGATTCTCAGATGAATCGACTACTTCAAGGAGATGTAGGGAGTGGCAAAACCTTAGTCGCATTGATGAGTATACTCATGGCTATTGATAATGGATTTCAGACCTGTCTTATGGCTCCAACCGAAATCCTCGCTCAACAACACTTTGAAACGGTTTCTAAATTACTGGCCAATATGCCAATAAAAATATCCCTACTTACTGGCTCAGTAAAAAAATCTCAACGCAATACGTTACACGAAGGTTTAGAAAACGGAGAAATACATATTCTCATAGGCACACATGCACTTTTAGAAGATAAAGTAAAATTTAAAAACTTAGGGTTTGTTGTGATAGACGAACAACATCGCTTTGGCGTTGCTCAACGAGCCAAAATGTGGCTAAAAAACACCAATCCTCCTCATGTGCTAGTAATGACCGCAACACCAATACCTAGAACGCTTGCAATGACATTGTATGGCGATCTAGATGTATCAATAATTGACGAACTACCACCTGGCAGAAAAGCTATTAAAACTATTTGGAAATCAGAAAGCGGCAGACTAGCTATGCTTGGTTTTATAGAAAAAGAAATAGAAAAAGGAAGACAAGCATATATAGTTTATCCACTTATCAACGAAAGTGAGTCATTAGATTATAAGGATTTAATGGACGGCTACGAAAGTATTTGCAGAGCATTCAAAGGAAAACAAATTAGTATTGTACATGGACAAATGAAATCTGAAGATAAAGATTTCGAAATGAACAGGTTTGCCAAAGGCGAAACACAAATAATGGTTGCCACAACAGTAATTGAAGTAGGAGTAAATGTTCCTAATGCCTCAATAATGGTTATAGAGAGTGCTGAACGTTTTGGATTATCACAACTGCATCAATTAAGAGGGCGTGTCGGAAGAGGTGCTGAACAATCCTATTGTATTCTGATGAGTGGAAATAAAATAAGTAGTGAAGGACAAGAAAGACTTAAGACTATGGTTAGAACAACTGATGGCTTTGAGATTGCAGAAGTTGACCTAAAACTAAGAGGGCCAGGAGATTTAATGGGCACACAACAAAGCGGAATGTTGGAGCTAAAAATTGCTGACTTAATGAAAGATAATGCTATTTTACAATATGCAAGACAGTTAGCACTAACGCTATTAGAAGAAGATCCCGAACTAAAACTACCAAAAAACAAAGTTATACTTAACCATTACAAAGAGATAAGTAACAAACAACTTGAATGGAGCAGAATATCTTAG
- a CDS encoding dihydrolipoamide acetyltransferase family protein has translation MAEVVNMPRLSDTMTEGVVAKWHKKVGDQVSEGDLLAEIETDKATMEFESFQEGFLLHIGVEEGAKAPVDSILAILGEKGEDISSLLKDSEAKIEETKVEEKKSEAPAKNEVVKEKPKPVVTTSTKKESISTTNSKNIASPLAKKLADERNINLALVKGTGDFGRIVKRDIDNYSGGNTTPTIESFSEVEVSQMRKVIAQRLGESKFSAPHFYLTCEINMDKTIEARQAINTVSPVKISFNDMIVKASSMALEQHPQINSSWLGDRIRYNDHIHIGVAMAVEDGLLVPVVRFANSKRLSEISSEVKDFSVKAKAKKLQPEDWEGNTFTISNLGMFDIEEFTAIINPPDACILAVGGIVEKPVVKNGEIVIGNTLKVTLSCDHRVVDGVVGSKFLGTLKNYLENPVLFMGSNSI, from the coding sequence ATGGCAGAAGTAGTAAATATGCCCCGACTTAGCGACACCATGACAGAAGGTGTAGTAGCTAAATGGCACAAAAAAGTTGGCGATCAAGTTTCAGAAGGCGATTTATTAGCCGAAATTGAAACTGACAAAGCCACAATGGAGTTTGAGAGCTTTCAAGAAGGTTTTCTTTTGCACATTGGAGTTGAAGAAGGTGCTAAAGCACCAGTAGATAGCATTTTAGCAATTCTAGGCGAAAAAGGCGAAGACATTTCCTCTTTACTAAAGGATAGTGAAGCAAAAATTGAAGAAACTAAAGTAGAGGAAAAAAAGAGTGAAGCCCCAGCAAAAAATGAAGTGGTCAAAGAAAAACCAAAACCCGTTGTCACTACTTCTACTAAAAAAGAGTCTATATCGACTACAAATAGTAAAAATATTGCCTCACCTTTAGCAAAGAAACTAGCTGATGAAAGGAATATAAATTTAGCATTAGTTAAAGGTACTGGTGATTTTGGAAGAATCGTTAAAAGAGATATAGACAATTACTCAGGCGGAAATACAACACCAACAATAGAAAGTTTCTCTGAGGTAGAAGTTTCTCAAATGAGAAAAGTCATAGCACAAAGATTAGGGGAAAGCAAATTTTCTGCACCTCACTTCTACCTAACTTGCGAAATCAACATGGATAAAACCATTGAAGCAAGACAAGCGATTAATACCGTATCTCCAGTAAAAATATCATTTAATGATATGATTGTAAAAGCCTCTTCAATGGCTTTAGAACAACATCCTCAAATTAATTCCAGTTGGTTAGGCGATAGAATACGATATAATGATCATATCCATATTGGAGTCGCAATGGCTGTTGAAGATGGTTTATTAGTACCCGTTGTCAGGTTTGCAAACAGCAAAAGACTTTCTGAAATTTCAAGCGAGGTTAAAGATTTTAGCGTTAAGGCAAAAGCTAAAAAATTACAACCTGAAGATTGGGAAGGCAATACCTTTACTATTTCAAATTTAGGAATGTTTGATATTGAAGAGTTCACCGCAATTATCAACCCGCCAGATGCATGTATACTTGCTGTAGGAGGAATTGTAGAAAAGCCTGTTGTAAAAAACGGTGAAATTGTAATAGGAAACACACTCAAAGTTACATTATCATGCGACCACAGAGTCGTTGATGGAGTTGTTGGCTCAAAATTCTTAGGTACTCTAAAAAATTATTTAGAAAACCCTGTTTTATTTATGGGCTCAAATAGTATTTAA
- the pdhA gene encoding pyruvate dehydrogenase (acetyl-transferring) E1 component subunit alpha, whose translation MATKITKKTYVNWYRNMLLWRKLEDKASALYIQQKIRGFLHLYNGQEAILAGCREAIDPSKDKMITAYRNHVQPIAMGVEPKHVMAELMGKITGCSKGNGGSMHMFSKEHNFFGGHGIVGGQIPLGAGLAFADKYNGSDAVTLCFMGDGAVRQGSLHETFNLAMLWKLPVIFIVENNGYAMGTSVERTANHTEIWKLGLGYEMPSEPVDGMDPVAMTKAVEKAVARARKGEGPTFLEAKTYRYKGHSMSDAQHYRTKDEVSEYQKIDPINTTLEIIKKNKYASEKEIETINQEVKETIADAIQFAEESPFPVKQDLYDSVYEQEDYPFIKD comes from the coding sequence ATGGCTACAAAAATTACAAAAAAGACCTATGTCAATTGGTACAGAAACATGCTTTTGTGGAGAAAGCTTGAAGACAAAGCATCTGCTCTTTACATTCAACAAAAAATAAGAGGTTTTTTACATCTCTATAATGGACAAGAGGCTATTCTTGCCGGCTGCAGAGAAGCTATTGATCCAAGTAAAGATAAGATGATTACCGCATACCGAAATCATGTTCAACCTATTGCTATGGGTGTAGAACCAAAGCATGTTATGGCTGAACTGATGGGCAAGATTACTGGCTGCTCAAAAGGTAACGGTGGGTCGATGCACATGTTTAGCAAAGAACACAACTTCTTTGGTGGACACGGAATTGTTGGCGGACAAATACCTCTTGGCGCTGGATTGGCATTTGCTGACAAGTACAATGGCAGCGATGCGGTCACTCTATGTTTCATGGGTGATGGGGCTGTTAGACAGGGCTCATTACACGAGACCTTTAACTTAGCAATGCTATGGAAGCTACCAGTAATATTCATTGTAGAGAATAACGGCTACGCTATGGGAACATCAGTAGAAAGAACAGCCAATCATACTGAAATTTGGAAACTTGGACTAGGGTATGAAATGCCTAGCGAACCTGTTGATGGCATGGATCCTGTAGCTATGACAAAAGCCGTAGAAAAAGCGGTGGCAAGAGCAAGAAAAGGTGAAGGCCCAACATTTCTAGAAGCTAAAACATATAGATATAAAGGGCACTCCATGTCTGATGCTCAACATTATAGAACAAAAGATGAAGTCAGTGAATATCAAAAAATTGACCCTATAAATACAACTCTTGAAATCATCAAAAAAAATAAATATGCTTCAGAAAAAGAGATAGAAACTATCAATCAAGAAGTTAAAGAAACAATTGCTGATGCTATCCAGTTTGCTGAAGAATCTCCATTTCCAGTAAAACAAGATTTATACGATAGTGTTTATGAACAAGAAGATTATCCATTTATAAAAGACTAA
- a CDS encoding urocanate hydratase: MTAFQESILAGIPNEIPQKKEYDTNINHAPKRKDILSADEKKLALKNALRYFPKEQHALLASEFLEELKTYGRIYMYRYRPDYEMKARNIEEYPGKTIQAKAIMLMIQNNLDYAVAQHPHELITYGGNGAVFQNWAQYLLCMQYLAEMTDEQTLVMYSGHPMGLFPSHKNAPRVVVTNGMMIPNYSKPDDWEKFNALGVTQYGQMTAGSYMYIGPQGIVHGTTITILNAGRKISNNGLSGKLFLTAGLGGMSGAQPKAGNIAGCITVVAEVNPKATKTRHSQGWVDEVIDNLDTLSKRVKKAKENKEIVSIAFQGNIVEVWEKFLEEDIYVDLGSDQTSLHNPWAGGYYPIGLTFEESNELMANKPDLFKIKIKETLRRHADAINKHTSKGTYFFDYGNAFLLEASRSGADIMSEDGLNFKYPSYVQDIMGPMCFDYGFGPFRWVCGSGKKEDLDKTDKIACEVLEKLKLQAPIEVQQQMEDNIHWIKNANQNQLVVGSQARILYADSLGRIEIAKAFNKAIKNNVISPVILGRDHHDVSGTDSPYRETSNIYDGSSFTSDMAIHNVIGDSFRGATWVSIHNGGGVGWGEVINGGFGMLIDGSEESDKKIQSMLHWDVNNGIARRSWARNEEAIFAIKKEMERTPELKVTLPNIVNEKYLDSLDFNN; encoded by the coding sequence ATGACAGCATTTCAAGAAAGTATATTAGCAGGTATTCCAAATGAAATTCCACAAAAAAAAGAATACGATACTAACATCAATCATGCACCAAAAAGAAAAGATATTCTAAGTGCCGATGAGAAAAAGCTAGCATTAAAAAATGCTTTGCGATACTTCCCTAAAGAGCAACATGCACTTTTGGCTTCCGAATTTTTAGAAGAATTAAAAACGTATGGTAGAATTTATATGTACAGATACCGACCAGACTATGAAATGAAAGCAAGGAATATTGAAGAGTACCCAGGCAAAACTATACAAGCAAAAGCTATTATGTTGATGATTCAAAATAATTTAGACTATGCTGTAGCCCAACACCCCCATGAATTAATCACCTATGGTGGTAATGGAGCCGTATTTCAAAATTGGGCTCAATATTTACTTTGTATGCAATATTTAGCTGAAATGACAGATGAACAAACGTTAGTAATGTATTCAGGTCATCCAATGGGTTTGTTTCCTTCTCACAAAAATGCTCCAAGAGTTGTAGTTACCAACGGAATGATGATACCCAACTATTCAAAGCCAGATGATTGGGAAAAATTTAATGCTTTAGGTGTTACCCAATATGGTCAGATGACTGCTGGATCATATATGTACATTGGCCCACAAGGTATTGTTCATGGTACAACTATCACAATACTTAATGCCGGTAGAAAAATCAGTAATAATGGACTTTCTGGAAAATTATTTTTAACTGCAGGACTTGGAGGAATGAGTGGCGCACAACCCAAAGCTGGAAATATTGCAGGCTGTATTACAGTTGTTGCAGAGGTGAATCCTAAAGCTACAAAAACTAGACACTCACAAGGGTGGGTTGATGAAGTCATTGATAATCTAGACACCCTATCTAAAAGAGTAAAAAAAGCAAAAGAAAATAAAGAAATTGTATCCATCGCTTTTCAAGGTAACATAGTGGAAGTATGGGAGAAGTTTCTTGAAGAAGATATATATGTTGACTTAGGCTCTGATCAAACATCACTTCATAATCCATGGGCTGGAGGCTACTACCCTATTGGATTAACATTTGAAGAGTCCAACGAGCTTATGGCTAACAAGCCTGATTTGTTTAAAATCAAAATTAAAGAAACCCTTCGACGTCATGCCGATGCCATAAACAAACATACCTCAAAAGGCACATATTTCTTTGACTATGGCAATGCCTTCTTATTAGAAGCTTCTCGTTCAGGTGCTGATATTATGAGTGAAGATGGGCTAAATTTTAAATATCCTTCATACGTTCAAGATATTATGGGACCTATGTGTTTCGATTATGGCTTCGGCCCATTCAGATGGGTTTGTGGTAGTGGCAAAAAAGAAGATTTAGATAAAACAGATAAAATTGCTTGTGAGGTTTTAGAAAAATTAAAATTACAAGCACCTATAGAAGTCCAACAACAAATGGAAGATAATATTCACTGGATAAAAAATGCCAATCAAAATCAATTAGTTGTAGGGTCACAAGCTAGAATATTATATGCCGATTCTCTTGGCAGGATAGAAATCGCAAAAGCATTCAATAAGGCTATAAAAAATAACGTTATTTCGCCTGTTATTCTTGGAAGAGATCATCACGATGTATCAGGAACAGACTCTCCTTACAGAGAAACTTCAAATATTTATGACGGCTCTAGTTTTACATCTGACATGGCAATACATAATGTGATTGGTGACAGTTTTAGAGGCGCTACTTGGGTGTCTATTCACAATGGTGGTGGTGTAGGCTGGGGCGAAGTAATTAACGGAGGCTTTGGCATGCTGATAGATGGCTCAGAAGAGAGTGATAAAAAAATACAATCTATGCTACATTGGGATGTTAACAATGGCATTGCAAGAAGAAGCTGGGCAAGAAATGAAGAAGCCATTTTTGCTATCAAAAAAGAGATGGAACGCACCCCTGAATTGAAAGTTACTTTACCAAATATTGTTAACGAAAAGTATTTAGACTCATTAGATTTTAATAATTAA
- a CDS encoding DUF5522 domain-containing protein translates to MVNFSNQSKLAKEDFYKSKDGYIIFTEKYHLKRGYCCKSGCKHCPYGYNKETDSLKKKKK, encoded by the coding sequence ATGGTAAACTTTTCAAACCAAAGTAAATTAGCAAAGGAAGACTTTTACAAAAGTAAAGATGGATACATTATTTTTACAGAAAAATACCATTTAAAAAGAGGCTATTGTTGCAAGAGTGGTTGTAAACATTGTCCATACGGATATAATAAAGAGACGGATTCTTTAAAAAAGAAAAAAAAATGA
- a CDS encoding pyridoxal-phosphate dependent enzyme, whose product MFSQVVQQDIQEIHSAFLHSKKVRLLVQREDLNDPYCMGNKWWKLRYNLIEAIREKHNKVLTFGGAFSNHIVATASACNRMGLKSIGIIRGDSTDKLNPSLIRAQNDGMELFFVDRQIYRNKSNIDWKSIYGDHYLIPEGGTNELAVSSCEEMISFKEFDMVCVPVGTGGTLSGIIRSLKPSQHAIGFSSLKGGGFLNDEVKKYVDHSNWSIQFDYHFGGYAKINLELLSFMNEFKRDFSIQLDPVYTAKMFYGIFDMIKNEQIRSNSTILAVHTGGIQGIEGMNQRIQSKEWKID is encoded by the coding sequence ATGTTTTCACAAGTAGTTCAACAAGATATTCAAGAAATACATAGTGCTTTTTTACACTCTAAAAAAGTTAGGCTATTAGTTCAAAGAGAGGACTTAAACGATCCATATTGCATGGGTAATAAGTGGTGGAAATTAAGATACAACTTAATAGAAGCTATTAGAGAAAAGCATAATAAGGTCTTAACATTTGGAGGAGCGTTTTCTAATCATATTGTTGCTACTGCTTCGGCTTGTAATAGAATGGGACTGAAATCTATCGGTATCATTAGAGGCGATTCTACTGATAAGCTAAATCCATCTCTTATAAGGGCACAGAATGACGGCATGGAATTATTCTTTGTTGATCGACAGATTTACCGCAATAAGTCCAATATAGATTGGAAGTCTATTTATGGTGATCATTATCTTATTCCTGAAGGAGGAACTAATGAGTTAGCAGTTTCTTCATGTGAGGAGATGATTTCTTTTAAAGAATTCGATATGGTATGTGTTCCAGTAGGAACAGGTGGAACATTGTCAGGCATAATAAGAAGTTTGAAACCCTCTCAACATGCTATAGGTTTTTCTTCACTAAAGGGTGGAGGCTTTTTAAATGATGAAGTGAAAAAATATGTAGATCATTCAAATTGGTCAATTCAATTTGATTATCATTTTGGTGGATACGCTAAGATTAATCTAGAGTTGTTAAGTTTTATGAATGAATTTAAACGTGACTTCTCTATTCAGCTAGATCCCGTTTATACTGCTAAGATGTTTTATGGCATCTTTGATATGATAAAGAATGAACAGATTCGTTCAAATAGTACTATTTTAGCTGTTCATACCGGAGGGATTCAAGGTATTGAAGGAATGAACCAACGTATACAATCTAAAGAATGGAAAATCGACTAA
- a CDS encoding glucosaminidase domain-containing protein, which yields MRKYKIPASITLAQGILESADGNSELANKSNNHFGIKCHSDWEGERVFHDDDKNNECFRKYDKVRDSYDDHSEFLLKPRYADLFKYSIKDYKSWAKGLKKAGYATNPSYAKHLIKIVEENELYRFDEDIKEESDKLVYSGFSLGWTDLFNQSIVYKNDKKEFYINLRTSVSIDNLSLMFGGGKLLTSAFGIGADVGLATNLGGIDKIDLRPNYALSTHFFISVKQKQINFRFSISSVDAKEFKPSITIGLLR from the coding sequence ATGAGAAAATATAAAATTCCTGCTAGTATAACTCTAGCTCAAGGTATTTTAGAAAGTGCCGATGGAAACAGCGAATTAGCTAATAAGTCGAATAATCATTTCGGTATTAAATGCCATTCCGATTGGGAAGGAGAGAGGGTCTTTCATGATGATGATAAAAATAATGAGTGTTTTAGGAAGTACGATAAAGTTAGAGATTCTTATGATGATCATTCAGAATTTTTACTTAAACCAAGATATGCTGATTTGTTTAAATACTCTATAAAGGATTATAAATCGTGGGCTAAAGGGCTTAAAAAAGCGGGCTATGCAACAAATCCAAGTTATGCTAAACACTTGATTAAGATTGTTGAAGAAAATGAATTGTATCGATTTGATGAAGATATAAAAGAAGAAAGCGATAAACTCGTATATAGTGGTTTTTCACTTGGTTGGACAGATTTATTTAACCAGTCAATAGTGTATAAAAATGACAAAAAGGAGTTTTATATAAACCTACGTACATCTGTATCTATAGATAACTTGTCTTTAATGTTTGGAGGTGGAAAGCTGTTAACTTCTGCATTTGGCATAGGAGCTGACGTTGGACTTGCTACTAATTTAGGAGGTATAGATAAAATAGACTTGCGACCCAACTATGCTTTATCAACTCACTTTTTTATTTCTGTAAAACAAAAGCAAATCAATTTTAGATTTTCAATATCTTCAGTGGACGCCAAAGAATTTAAGCCTAGCATAACTATTGGTTTATTGAGGTAA
- a CDS encoding ribonuclease HII: MLKAFHSKGLIEAGCDEAGRGCLAGPVVASAVILPTNFKHILLNDSKQLTHKQRELLEPIIKEKAICWAIGIVSPQEIDEINILNASFLAMHRAIEKLKGNIDLLLIDGNRFNPYKNIEHLCIVKGDSKYASIAAASVLAKNYRDELMIDLDSDFPQYDWKNNKGYPTAKHRTAIGQIGISKHHRKSYQLLPTQIKIEF, encoded by the coding sequence ATGCTAAAAGCCTTTCATAGCAAAGGGCTCATTGAGGCTGGTTGTGACGAAGCCGGTCGAGGATGTTTAGCTGGTCCTGTAGTAGCTTCAGCAGTAATACTGCCTACAAACTTCAAGCACATACTACTTAACGATTCAAAACAACTCACTCACAAGCAACGCGAATTACTCGAGCCTATCATTAAAGAAAAAGCCATTTGCTGGGCAATAGGTATCGTATCCCCTCAAGAAATAGATGAAATTAATATTCTTAACGCTTCTTTTCTTGCTATGCATAGAGCAATAGAAAAGCTAAAAGGAAATATAGATTTATTACTCATTGATGGAAATCGATTTAACCCGTACAAAAACATAGAACACTTGTGTATAGTTAAAGGAGACTCAAAATACGCTTCAATAGCGGCAGCATCAGTACTTGCTAAAAATTATAGAGATGAATTAATGATAGATTTAGATTCGGATTTCCCTCAATACGATTGGAAAAACAATAAGGGTTATCCAACAGCAAAACACAGAACAGCTATTGGTCAAATAGGTATTAGCAAACACCACAGAAAAAGCTATCAATTACTTCCCACCCAAATCAAAATTGAATTTTGA
- the efp gene encoding elongation factor P — MATTSDFRNGLCIKHNNDLWQIVEFQHVKPGKGPAFVRTKLKNLTNGRRLDNTFTAGVKIDIVRIENRKHQFLYADGDTFHFMNTDNYEQVFLNKELINAPEFLKEGENADILFHAEEEKILGCDLPASVVLEVTYTEPGIKGDTATNALKPSTVETGATVNVPLFINIGDKIKIDTRKGAYSERVKS, encoded by the coding sequence ATGGCAACAACATCAGATTTCAGAAACGGACTTTGCATAAAACATAACAATGACTTATGGCAAATTGTAGAGTTTCAACACGTTAAACCAGGTAAAGGACCTGCATTTGTGAGAACCAAGTTGAAAAATCTTACTAACGGAAGACGACTTGACAATACATTCACAGCTGGAGTAAAAATTGATATTGTTAGAATAGAAAATAGAAAACATCAATTTCTTTATGCCGATGGAGATACTTTTCATTTTATGAATACAGACAATTACGAACAAGTTTTTCTCAATAAAGAACTCATTAACGCCCCAGAATTTTTAAAAGAAGGAGAAAATGCTGATATACTTTTCCACGCAGAAGAAGAAAAGATATTGGGTTGTGACTTACCTGCATCAGTAGTTTTAGAAGTCACCTACACTGAACCGGGAATTAAAGGCGATACGGCAACAAACGCATTAAAACCATCAACAGTAGAAACAGGAGCTACTGTAAATGTTCCATTGTTTATAAACATTGGTGACAAAATAAAAATTGACACTCGAAAAGGGGCTTACTCTGAGCGTGTAAAATCATAA
- the lpxA gene encoding acyl-ACP--UDP-N-acetylglucosamine O-acyltransferase yields MSHTFSNISPKAKIGKRVKIESFVSISDDVEIGDDCWIGSNVTIMDGARIGNNCNIFPGAVISAIPQDLKFSGEKSVVSIGDNTTVREFATINRATDFSGVTSIGENCLIMAYVHIAHDCHIANNVILVNSVQLGGHVEIAEHAIIGGISAIHQFVKIGSYAMISGGSLVRKDVPPYIKVAKEPLSFIGINSIGLSRKGFSEEKILEIQNVYRTIFQSNLNYSQALEKIKKEFPESEERENIIQFISESERGIIKGYKQ; encoded by the coding sequence ATGTCACATACATTTTCAAATATATCACCCAAAGCAAAAATCGGTAAACGAGTAAAAATTGAATCATTTGTAAGTATAAGTGATGACGTAGAGATTGGTGATGACTGTTGGATTGGTTCTAACGTCACTATCATGGATGGCGCTAGAATAGGCAATAACTGCAACATTTTTCCGGGAGCGGTTATTTCAGCGATACCTCAGGATTTAAAATTTTCTGGCGAAAAAAGTGTTGTTAGCATTGGAGATAATACCACCGTAAGAGAGTTTGCAACTATTAATAGAGCAACTGATTTTAGTGGAGTAACTTCAATTGGAGAAAATTGTCTTATTATGGCCTACGTTCACATTGCTCACGATTGTCACATTGCTAATAATGTTATTCTTGTAAACAGCGTTCAATTAGGCGGACATGTAGAGATTGCTGAACACGCAATTATTGGCGGAATAAGTGCTATTCATCAATTCGTGAAAATCGGCTCTTACGCCATGATTTCTGGCGGCTCACTAGTAAGAAAGGATGTTCCACCATATATTAAAGTGGCAAAAGAACCACTAAGTTTTATCGGAATTAATTCTATCGGACTATCAAGAAAAGGCTTTAGCGAAGAAAAAATATTAGAGATACAGAATGTCTATCGAACTATTTTTCAATCCAATTTAAACTATTCTCAAGCTTTAGAAAAAATAAAAAAAGAATTTCCTGAAAGTGAAGAAAGAGAAAATATAATCCAATTTATTAGTGAATCAGAAAGAGGAATTATAAAAGGATACAAACAATAA